AGATGATAATAGTCCTCCTCGGATGGCCCTCACAGACTtaggcagcaccgcctgcagtGGTCCAGTGCACAAAGGCTCACAATAAAGGTCGCTCAACACTGCGTCTCTCATGGGCTCATCATTTCCCTCCGATGcggagaggcgctgcacgcCTCTGCGGCCATGAAATGGGCCCTTGCGCACCACCTTGTTCAGCAGAACCGACAAGAACAAGTATACGAGCATGACCAGCGAATGGAAGCGAAGGAGGGGAAACTTGGGAAATGCCCTGCTCGGTACTGGTCAACGTGAGCTCTCGTTCGACAGGCTcgggaaagggaggcaggAGTGGCACACCACCTCGAAACACGAGGAGTGAGCATCGAGGAAACAAAATGGGAGGTGGCGAATGCTGGCAAGCGACCCACCACGGAAGCACAATGACGGAGAAGAACGCATGTGTGCGTACCTGTGTGGATGTGGGGGGGAGATGTTTAGTAGAGGGCCGcagtcgctctctccttcgtcaTCCAAGTCCTATCTGGCCCCACTAGAGCACGACGCGATTCTGAAGGACCGGTACGACCTCAGACACACTCGTGATGCCGCATCGGTCGACATGCACGCAGCGCAGTTGCGGAAGCAGCTCCAATCCTGCCAAGGATCCAGTGAGGTTCCGACACGACGAGAAGCGCAAAGTCTGCAAGGCAGCAAACGGCGCAGAGagtggcagcaccgacgAGACTGCAAGCGATTGAGGCGAGGCGGTACCGGATTCCCTTGGGCAACCCTGCGACAGTGGGATCAGCTCGGCCACACTCGCGGCTGTAATGCCACGACAATTGCAGAGGGAAAGCTCCAGCAAGGACGGGAGCACACTGAACTCTACAAAGCTACGGATGTTCACACAGCCATCCAGCACAAGCCTCTGGAAACCACAGGCGAGCACAGGAAAacaagaaaggggggaagtgcTGCCCTGGACAAGCGAGGCCATGGGAAGTGGAAGGCCCTCTGTCACACGTCGCACTGCTGCGATGTCGTCGGCCTTTAAGCCGCTCTCCTGGAGAAGGTCCGAGTGCAGAAGTGGAGGAGTCATAACTGGTACGTCCCCACCGTGGGCAAacagaggcggcggagacAAGCGCCCTCTGCTCTCGTTGGCCtcagctcctctcttccctccatCATcagccgcacctgcagcagcatgaATCCCACTTCCACCACGCACGCCAGTGCCTGTGATGCGGCCGCTATGCACATTGCATCCACtaccctccacctccaccaagCTTGGAATGAGCTGCAACGCGCGTATGTCATGCACACCTTTGCAGGCAAGCAGGCGCATCTGCACGAGGCTTGTGCTGCGATGCAAGCCGTGAAGCCCTTGGCTGGTCACGTTACTGGAAGACACGTCTAGCTTCGTCAGGTGCGGGCACAAGCCTAGCACGCCGACAGTGAAGATGCCACGGCAAAATTGTAGCGAAAGGAGCCGCAGAGGTGGACCGCGGCAACCTTGACCAAGGCACTcgttgcggcgcagcgcgtgAAGGGTGTGAACGACCGCCGGTGGAGTTTGTGCCAGCCCCAACCTTGCGTCTGATGCTCTCTTGTCAGCCACCATCACGCCAGTGAAGACGAACTTCACCAGCTCTGCATCCGTTACGGCCGTATTGTTCAGGTCAAGGCACATCAACGACGGCAGCAGGCCCAGACGGTGAATGCgtcgcacgcgtgtgtgggacagcagcagcgtgtggagagaagaggtgtAAAGCACCACGTCATCGCCCGGGAAGACGTCAACGACAGCGAGACGGCTCCTGCcgcgcgctggaggagggcggcCACCGTCATGGTGAGGAAGCGGAATGATGAAATTGCACAGTGGCGTTCCAGGCGTGAAGCTGTGGTCTTCACTATGTTCTGCCACTCGGCTTGCCCCTGTAATGAAATCCGTgccttcttcctcaccctcatcgtcgccgtcgtaCAGCCCTGATCCTTGAGCGTtgagcacctgcagcgcggcaATCGCTATGACATCGCGCAGGTGACTTACCCCAGCACAGTTCTTCAGATTCAGGTGTGTCAGTGCGGAGCAGaagcacagcgccgccaccccaGCTGTAGTCACGGGTGTGTGGCTCACGTCGGGCCAGTGCAGGTGTCGTAGGTGAGCAACAGGGCTCAGGTCCACAATAAGCCAGCATGCAGAGCAGTTCAGCACTTGCAGCGCATGCGAGCCACCACTGCGTTGTACCCGAGATAATTCCCCTAGCGCATTCAACACCTCCTGCCGCACCCCTGTATCACTGAGGTCGAGGGAGCGCACGGAGGACAAGAGGGCCACGGCACTGGCGTGCGTGATGCGCCCGCACGCCCGGAGGCAAAGCCGGTGAAACGGGTACTGTGGTGACGTGGCGCCGCTCTGGCACAAAGCTGCCACGAACGCGTCGAGGTCGGCGTCTCGGATACCTGTgtgggagaaagagatgTTCTGCAGAGATGGCAACCGAGCAAGAACCTGCAGACTACCGGCATCGCGAATGGCGCTCGCGCTGCAACCGTCAAGATGCACCGTGTGGAGGAGCGCGCTGTGCTCGAGACCGCTGAGCCACGGCCGATGAGCCCCCTCACGAACACTGAGCGGCTCATCCTCCTCAActgagcagcgccacagaGCAAGGCACTGCAGAGAAAGAAGCTGGCTAACGTCTCCGAGAGCGCACCTGAACTTGATGTCTGTGAAGACAAGCGTCGTAAGACGCTCCCAGAGGTGAAAAGGGGGCCTGGTCAGTACCTCAGGCACGTCAGCCGCAGGCATCacctttgctgctgcgccgaccCCCTCGACTCTTGCTGCGGTGCCTTCCGATGGAAGGAGAGATGGCGACACGATGGTCAGAGGCTCGCCAGGAGTTGGAGgtaccgcctcctcctggcCTCCTTCTAGCAGACTTGGCACTAACCCTGCACCTTCATCCAATGCATCGGCCACGCGCTCAGTAGCAGCGCCGACTTCACTGTCGCTTTCCTCGCTCTGAGTTCCACTgtggtcgctgctgcggctgcggctttGATCTGACTCGTGGTGACGTTCGCCCACGGCAGAaacgcgcagctcctgcagcccTGTCCAACAGCTCTGTCCGTGAAACTCAACACTGCTGCCCCGTTGCCTCATTTGATTCTGTCGTATCCAAGCGACAGAAGCGAGGACTCTGTGTGGATTGCGCAGCCGAcgacacgcacatgcatgcaGGACACGCATCCATTTTCCGCTGTTGGGCCTGGGTGAATGACGTGCTTGTCTTGATGCCGGTATTCCAGCTTCAGTGACGAGCAGTGCATCATGCGGGGTGCCTCCACTGAAACCTAGGTGAAGCACCACGGTCCGCAGCGTTGCATCTGTTAGCCCCGTTCCAGAGAGGTAGAGCTCTTCCAACTCCACAAGGCAGTGAGCTAGatctgcggcggctgcatcCACATGAGGGCAGTAACTCACATCAACCACACGCAGTGACGTACTCTGGCACAGGCCACGTACGCCGGCATCGGTGAGACTCGGGTTGAAGCTGACATCAGCGAGACGGAGAGCGGGAAGCTCACCGAGGAAGCTGATGTCATGCAGCGTCGCGGATGAGATGAGGTGCACCTCAGTGAGGTATCGCGATAGTGATGGCCGGAGGTGAAGGCTTGCAGGGGAAGCATAATCTGCCTCACTGGCTATggtctgcggctgcggctggaGGCACTCCAGCAGAGGCCGTCGTGAGTGCGCACTCGACGGTGCACTGCCTTCGTCGCTGACTTGAAAATCGAGCTCCCTCGGTGGCTGTGATGCGGACGGAGGTGGAGCCTCCCCAGCCGCTTGCCCAGATGAGCTCGCAGGCACGACCACCGTTGCCCAGCCCTCTAGTTTTCTTGCCTGGGTACCCTCGAGGTTGATGTCCAGTATTCGCACATGGGAACAACATGGACAGCGCAGGAACCCACTCCACCACTGCGTCATGCTGTTAGAGGTCGCAGATACAAATAGCGACGGCAGAGCCGGCAGCGCTCGGCACTCGTAAAGATGCACGGTTGACAGGAAAGCGGTGCAACACTGGCGGGGCTGCTGCCCACCCTGAACAGGAGAGGATGATAACGTGTCCGACCGTCTAGTAACCCCTTCTGGCACTACAGCAGTGGTCACTGtcgtctctcgctctcgaGTCGAACACGAAGTGCAAGCACTGCACCCCTCCGCCATGCTcaagggaagagaagcgggaTGGCCACCATATGCGTAGAGGGACGTCgacggtggagctgctgccgctgcactcgTCGGATCATGCGAGACTTGGCGAGTACAATCGCCTTCGATGTGGCTACGGACGTCTTCGTGGGCAGAATGACACCTCGGCAGGCGAGAAGGGGACACGAAAACTTGCCCCAACACCAGAGGGCGGTTGAACCACCAGTGCGAGTGCATCCAACTGCCCCCAAAATGACTCTTCTTCTGATACTTTGGTGTCTCGTCCTCAGAGCTCTTGCGGTACATTGAGGTGGCTGCGTGCTTGCGCCGATGATCCTCCTCCCATTCTACGCCTACCTCCCAGTGGagcacgcgccgccgcggtagCCGCGCACCCCcctgcactgcagcatcaGCTCTTGGTAGGACAGCCGAAGGGCGGTGGGGGTTATACTGCTCACCATCAGACCCGGTGGATGGAACCAAGGAAACGAGGTGGCCCACCAGGACACCGCCCAGGTAGCCGGCCCTCATGGCTGCAGAGTGGAAGCTCGTGCCTGTGTAGGGGTAGTCAGGCAGGGAGGAGAAGTCGCACAGAAAACCTTGGTTGTCCAGCCCAGACGGCACAGTCCCTGTTGccatggcagcggcagtggtcacactgcgctgctgtttgtGCTCAAAATAAGTGCGAGCATGGAACTGCGGCAGTGTATGCCACCACGGTGACGCGCCACTGGCACCCGGTAAATGAGGCCAaacgacgcggcggcgctctcttcctcgtaaCACCGCACTCGCAGTGGCAGGGAGTATGTTCAGAGCGTCATCGGAATACCGGCGAGCGTCGTCCACGGTATCCCCCGCAGCGTCCACAAAGCGCACCTCGCTGACAAGTCTCCGCTCCGACGGCATGACACGTTCCGCTAAGTCGGACACCCACCAGTCCCCAAAGGCACCCGACGTGCCCAGTCAGTCCGCACGGCCTCATACTCGCTCTCGACACCATCGTAGCTGTTCGTCCCGAGAATgcgcgcctctgctgcgatgcagcagcgtggaTGAGCCGCGACAAACGCCAGCGGTGCTCGTGATGTCCAGTAAGAGGTGAGTGCACCCAGGGAGGCCAGCGAAAATTGCAAGTGATGTTGCTcttggtgctgccgcggtcCTTGCTGCATTGCCATCGGCACCTCGAAACACGCTCCAGCAATGCTGTCGAGTGCGGCTACGGGTTGCAGTGCAACTCAGCACACGGCacgccggtgctgcagctgcgcaagctaACAGTATTGGTaaaggcaagagaaagagacggggTGCTACGCCTAGAAGAGGCAGAAACGGCGGCAAATTTGAATGGAAAAAAGGCAGCAGAATGCCTCCGCCGGACACACTAACGGTGAACGCAAAAGAGGTGGGATGGATGCAGGTGGCActagaaagagagaggcacacacacacacacaaatgcgAAGAATTGACCGCAGCCAATGAAATTCTCACTTCTGTATATTCCAAGTTATCTACAGGCTTCTGGAAACAAAGAAAGCAGCGCAAGTTGCCATAGCGCAAGAGAGTCGGGGAGTCAGTCGCCCCGCTAGACCTCGTTCGCTTTTCAGCTCCGCCCCTCACAGTTTTCCGCTTTTCTGTTGTGGTGGTTCTTTTTTGCTCGCTCGCTCCTTCTCAAACTCATAGAGCTgagcgagtgagagaaggagcgaggcCCAGGAGCGGGtttgcctctgcctctttctcttctgctttccTTCTACCGCATCGTGTCACGAGGGGCGGCTGAGAAGCaccggcaacagcagcagcggcagtgacgtGCATAGCGAtgggaagaaaaacagagaagatAAAAGAGAGGCCAACGAGTGATTGATAGAGACGCGTTTAAAGGGTTGAAttggagaagaggcgagcACCGCAGACGGCAAGACGGCTCCTTGTTGGGGTTCGTGGTGTTCGGTGACACAGACAGGCGCACGCTGTAACGGAACCCGGTGCCTAAGAGAgcaaggggggaaggaaacCGCAACGACTGTGCTCAGCACACGCCTTGGTGTGCTTTTTTGCTTCCCCTGTGGGTTCACCTTTGTAGGACTGTTACTCGTAAGGTTagctgcagcgctccacTTCATTTTAGACCGGCGCTGAGTACGATATAACTCTCCCCGCGTGTGCACATACCCTACACTACAAGTACTGCTCTGAGAGCAACCACCTGCACGCATAGACGCATGCACTGCCTATGCACTTTTAGTCGTTAGTCGCCTTCCACCCTTTCCCACAGCACGGCAGGGTACCAGTCCAGATCCTGCAGCGTCGATCGAAGCACCACTTTCTCCATCACGGAGAGGCCTCCGTTGGTGGCGATGCGCTGTTGCACGTAGTACTGCAAGAGGCCCCCAGTAAGGCAGCGCGCACACCACATAGGATCCCTCGTAGTAGCGAGACTCGAGGTAGCGCTAGTGGGAGTcggcaccacctctgccgctgttgcgggTACGGTCCTGTGCTCACTAGTCGCCCCCCAGATGTGttcgcagctgcggctgttgaAGTCATCGGAGCGAAAGTGGGGTCCCGCCAGCTGCACAAGTGCGACGACATCGTCCAAACTCCAGCACATGCTCCGGGCAGATTGTATCTGCCgcccctgcgccgctgcccacgACTGCAGCCAGATGCATACTTGCGTGGTGGCGGATGTACCATGCGAGCCAGGCCCTGTCTGCACTGGAGAGCAGGAAGactgctgctcgccaccACGCCCATCAAGCGCCTCTACCCCTGCAACGGTGGTGGAAGAAGGCTGTAGCACAGGGGTtgcgagcagcacctgcagcgccgccagtgccGTGCGAGCAGAGCAGTGCGCCGCCACGTACGCCAAAAGCGCgtgcacgagcagcggcatgcCTTCCTCAGAGGGCGCGTCGCTGTACGCAGCCAGTGAGATCTCCAGGGTGCGTGACGCAGCTGTGGAGATCGCCGTACCAGTGTCTGCGGAGTAGCGCAGGTCGCAGGAAAGAGTTGACGCCGCATACAGGATGGCACACAAATCAACCATCAATTCGCACAACGCGGCAGccgaagaaggggagagggtagAGGTACTCATATTGGTCTCCGCGTCTCCGCAGGTGGACCCACCAACAGTGCCCCACAGCTCTCGACGATGCGCCAGGGTCCACAGCAGTACGTGACTCAGCACACCATCCCAGCCAAGCACGTCCTTCACGCGTTGGTGCAGGCCCAGAAGACCGCGCAGCCAGTTGGCCCAGACGTATTTGGCTGAAAAAGAGGCGTCGAAGAGAGGATGGAGAGCCCAGCAGCGAGGTGCACCACTGACGGCGACCATTGCCGCTGAGGATGGCGAGGCTGACGCGCcagtggcgtcgctgccgctgcccagTATGGCAGGGACCGATGCGAGTTCGATCGCCGACCGCAGAGAGTTCATGAGAGCGACCAGCTCAGCAGTGTTTGTAGCAGCCGGCACTACGGCAGTAGTGGCAGACTTCTCCTGTTTTACTTCCACCTGAGGacgcagctggagaagcggcagcaatAAGGGCACAACGTCGAGACAGTGCTTCGATGCAGCTACACTgtgaagaaggaaaaaagcaCCGATACGCACCTCGCGAGTATAGCGTGCGACCGGCGAGCTGTCGGGAAGAGCGCCTGTGGTAGACAACGTCGAGAGCGACGATGCCGCCTCACCGCTAGAGCTGCTGTAGCCAAGGTGCTGCAATATCTGAACGGCCTCCGCCATGGTGCAGAGCTCATCAGCCTGGagtcgcacagcagcgttGTCGCGCATACGGAGGCACGCCTCCTCAAATGCGTGTACGAGTAGTGCCGCGTAGCCAAGCACCATGtcgacagcaacagcagggTACACttccgccagcgcagcagccaggCGGGTGTTAGCGTAGAGCGACGCAGCGTCCAAGCAGAGAAACAACAGTGCGTGATCGCGAACGGCAGAGTCCGCCTCCACGGCACGATCAGCGGACTCGGTGTTTCCTGATGGCTCCCTCAGCCAACAATGCACTACTGCGCGGATAGCAGACAAAACACTGACCTTTGCGGAGACGGGCTTGACGCAGAGTGTCGAAGTTCCGACGGGGATGGATGCAGGAACGCCACGGGTGGGGTGGTGATGCTCTCCGCCGGCGTTAGCCCCGTTAAGCTCATTAGCACTGCCCGACCACGACGcagacagcagcggagacgtGAAGCGCGCAAAGGCCCGGGTCACTCGTCCGGTGTCCATAACCACCAAACGCAAGAgttgctgcaccgcttcctGAGTCTCGACCGCGGTGGTGCACAGTGTATAGCACACCGCCGGCAAGCGATGACGCATTCGCGCAATATAAGTAGAAAAGAAGTGCGCACTGGCGGTCCATCGCAGCTCTGCCAGCACACGCTGTGTCGCGATCGCCTCCAAGGACACA
The DNA window shown above is from Leishmania panamensis strain MHOM/PA/94/PSC-1 chromosome 31 sequence and carries:
- a CDS encoding hypothetical protein (TriTrypDB/GeneDB-style sysID: LpmP.31.1410), which gives rise to MPSERRLVSEVRFVDAAGDTVDDARRYSDDALNILPATASAVLRGRERRRVVWPHLPGASGASPWWHTLPQFHARTYFEHKQQRSVTTAAAMATGTVPSGLDNQGFLCDFSSLPDYPYTGTSFHSAAMRAGYLGGVLVGHLVSLVPSTGSDGEQYNPHRPSAVLPRADAAVQGGARLPRRRVLHWEVGVEWEEDHRRKHAATSMYRKSSEDETPKYQKKSHFGGSWMHSHWWFNRPLVLGQVFVSPSRLPRCHSAHEDVRSHIEGDCTRQVSHDPTSAAAAAPPSTSLYAYGGHPASLPLSMAEGCSACTSCSTRERETTVTTAVVPEGVTRRSDTLSSSPVQGGQQPRQCCTAFLSTVHLYECRALPALPSLFVSATSNSMTQWWSGFLRCPCCSHVRILDINLEGTQARKLEGWATVVVPASSSGQAAGEAPPPSASQPPRELDFQVSDEGSAPSSAHSRRPLLECLQPQPQTIASEADYASPASLHLRPSLSRYLTEVHLISSATLHDISFLGELPALRLADVSFNPSLTDAGVRGLCQSTSLRVVDVSYCPHVDAAAADLAHCLVELEELYLSGTGLTDATLRTVVLHLGFSGGTPHDALLVTEAGIPASRQARHSPRPNSGKWMRVLHACACRRLRNPHRVLASVAWIRQNQMRQRGSSVEFHGQSCWTGLQELRVSAVGERHHESDQSRSRSSDHSGTQSEESDSEVGAATERVADALDEGAGLVPSLLEGGQEEAVPPTPGEPLTIVSPSLLPSEGTAARVEGVGAAAKVMPAADVPEVLTRPPFHLWERLTTLVFTDIKFRCALGDVSQLLSLQCLALWRCSVEEDEPLSVREGAHRPWLSGLEHSALLHTVHLDGCSASAIRDAGSLQVLARLPSLQNISFSHTGIRDADLDAFVAALCQSGATSPQYPFHRLCLRACGRITHASAVALLSSVRSLDLSDTGVRQEVLNALGELSRVQRSGGSHALQVLNCSACWLIVDLSPVAHLRHLHWPDVSHTPVTTAGVAALCFCSALTHLNLKNCAGVSHLRDVIAIAALQVLNAQGSGLYDGDDEGEEEGTDFITGASRVAEHSEDHSFTPGTPLCNFIIPLPHHDGGRPPPARGRSRLAVVDVFPGDDVVLYTSSLHTLLLSHTRVRRIHRLGLLPSLMCLDLNNTAVTDAELVKFVFTGVMVADKRASDARLGLAQTPPAVVHTLHALRRNECLGQGCRGPPLRLLSLQFCRGIFTVGVLGLCPHLTKLDVSSSNVTSQGLHGLHRSTSLVQMRLLACKGVHDIRALQLIPSLVEVEGSGCNVHSGRITGTGVRGGSGIHAAAGAADDGGKRGAEANESRGRLSPPPLFAHGGDVPVMTPPLLHSDLLQESGLKADDIAAVRRVTEGLPLPMASLVQGSTSPLSCFPVLACGFQRLVLDGCVNIRSFVEFSVLPSLLELSLCNCRGITAASVAELIPLSQGCPRESGTASPQSLAVSSVLPLSAPFAALQTLRFSSCRNLTGSLAGLELLPQLRCVHVDRCGITSVSEVVPVLQNRVVL
- a CDS encoding hypothetical protein (TriTrypDB/GeneDB-style sysID: LpmP.31.1420), whose product is MPSPSPSAGALPPMVADIVERNVDFIFDTAAGSSPSLAGPSLRPIQAVAGQAFPAIRTRHSYSRKRTIADEGAPYLSVLEPSRASLPSTSATAHVAGFSAHVQPQDATLTSAGSCAAGIEFSSVPGSHTRIPEGDTEPVLAAGGSVQQCLPAHQWSVSEFEQLQSGYYVRPVDAFYSKLSATGKEETTTAHLTSPTSLPSSCVSGEAFFSLLFKCVRSTVRRHQQLALEVLLAHLDGLAMATTAPESARRAEAVALRDRCLHGPNCAPFVFFLLEMLVSAGNPAVVQLAATCLLLLLRGLTRGEPAGSRGSTSAPAPVEGALGGCSSVSLLMEAISELGCPAGDAPEEDTEEGRNDDRSIDVQGRDAGRPTDDPDLPFSEVSELLRGSDARLGLEQLGFTNKVLGAMYPLLLNASPAGMVQRGGGAGRSGAEDAGGQAHREGVEPIATSSTSPSSFSRTSTHAEVIFLELLLCGGIGVGLRATCRRVAEDPAFLTWAESQLSAVVLGHRRLEDITELLCVLQHLSHVSSALRSFLLGSLDRCRSIDRLGCSSRAAAAVHQHVQHRFYETWLLFFTLVCSTSAAEVRTVRHASAILWTMLILRACASLRHSGSSAGNRSETGKNGAGDSKSAASQNCYGMVQDISDTLLVEGMHVGGGLVMEVWFLQYTIDDGAASAARHATGNLDQYFLDAARTALHLCRSPENSVSSVATADVSSGGSPDGVSLEAIATQRVLAELRWTASAHFFSTYIARMRHRLPAVCYTLCTTAVETQEAVQQLLRLVVMDTGRVTRAFARFTSPLLSASWSGSANELNGANAGGEHHHPTRGVPASIPVGTSTLCVKPVSAKVSVLSAIRAVVHCWLREPSGNTESADRAVEADSAVRDHALLFLCLDAASLYANTRLAAALAEVYPAVAVDMVLGYAALLVHAFEEACLRMRDNAAVRLQADELCTMAEAVQILQHLGYSSSSGEAASSLSTLSTTGALPDSSPVARYTREVRIGAFFLLHSVAASKHCLDVVPLLLPLLQLRPQVEVKQEKSATTAVVPAATNTAELVALMNSLRSAIELASVPAILGSGSDATGASASPSSAAMVAVSGAPRCWALHPLFDASFSAKYVWANWLRGLLGLHQRVKDVLGWDGVLSHVLLWTLAHRRELWGTVGGSTCGDAETNMSTSTLSPSSAAALCELMVDLCAILYAASTLSCDLRYSADTGTAISTAASRTLEISLAAYSDAPSEEGMPLLVHALLAYVAAHCSARTALAALQVLLATPVLQPSSTTVAGVEALDGRGGEQQSSCSPVQTGPGSHGTSATTQVCIWLQSWAAAQGRQIQSARSMCWSLDDVVALVQLAGPHFRSDDFNSRSCEHIWGATSEHRTVPATAAEVVPTPTSATSSLATTRDPMWCARCLTGGLLQYYVQQRIATNGGLSVMEKVVLRSTLQDLDWYPAVLWERVEGD